In one Lujinxingia vulgaris genomic region, the following are encoded:
- a CDS encoding DUF4442 domain-containing protein, translated as MLYKDTMNTSERAPWTARVVAGALTTRPVAQAVLWARMPLLAVVSPSVDVLNASRCEVAIPFGWRNRNIFGTMYFAASMMAAEMTTGGLVLFHNALRPEKFSYIVRHISADFVKPAKSAVRFECVQGEEVAAAFEEAARTGERVNRLLEVVGRRADGVETARVKVEWSIRAS; from the coding sequence ATGCTGTATAAAGATACCATGAATACCAGTGAACGCGCGCCCTGGACCGCCCGCGTGGTGGCCGGAGCGCTGACGACTCGCCCCGTGGCTCAGGCGGTGCTCTGGGCGCGGATGCCGCTTCTGGCGGTGGTCTCACCCTCGGTCGACGTGCTCAACGCGTCGCGCTGCGAGGTGGCCATTCCCTTCGGCTGGCGCAATCGCAACATCTTCGGGACGATGTATTTTGCCGCCTCGATGATGGCCGCCGAGATGACCACCGGGGGGCTGGTCCTCTTTCATAACGCGCTGCGGCCCGAAAAGTTTTCGTACATCGTGCGCCATATCAGCGCCGATTTTGTCAAACCGGCCAAAAGCGCGGTGCGTTTTGAGTGCGTGCAGGGCGAGGAGGTCGCTGCGGCCTTTGAGGAGGCCGCACGCACCGGGGAGCGGGTCAACCGCCTGCTGGAGGTCGTCGGCCGGCGCGCCGACGGGGTGGAGACGGCGCGCGTGAAGGTCGAGTGGTCGATCCGGGCGAGCTGA
- a CDS encoding tetratricopeptide repeat protein — protein sequence MERYYVKRPTGKVFGPFDQNAIRLMLKGNKLGTDAQVSTDKESWTPISEVAAFADDAGNTTRAGLGVQDLPTSAGGPALPTPRNAPDLPRPKLSDLPRPKLGDLPKPKSDAADLPAPRSAPDLPRPKLSDLPRVAGSNLPKPAGSDLPTSAGSNLPTSAGNNLPTSAGGNLPTSAGNNLPTSANANLPTSADDDDLFAAPITDDDDLFAAPVGAGAAEDDDLFAAPVGAGAAEDDDLFAAPVGAGAAEDDDLFAAPMGAGANQADDDDLFAAPVSSNGPHSDDLFAAPMGAEPSDDLFGPAPGMDEDSDDLFAAPAPDEDPFAAPAADDDPFAAPAPEPDPFDQGDDLFEAPKLDDDSLFSDAPADEDDFLGGDQGFSFLDEEPEGDDWDSQLVGNDSFDADDLGVNEADWGDDMMGGPAPAAAAPPPRQPAAPSSRPQPQQAGAPAASGHDPFRPASTGIKDEQPASPGAPAAANVAKAVDADKKRGAMAAIGVPVLAVLVLGAAGFGIYTSFFAQEEVVQQAPAPTAPKITSLNPELVLQDNYASYLELFAQAEKGQLDPQSSALLLLGRSFYLTRYQDDAVAASAETLAESLAAESADPMVAAALAANEARLAQADAAEALAEPALTDPDAAYWAHLSAGVAYALASLDGQYEGAPTPAASEDATSEDAAPENAAPAEEQANAAEDETQEGEALAEANEEAGEEAQNDAESASDTARASLLERAERHLTAASKANEAAAAPHYWHARVLSGKDDNAAALEALERASNADPNHVATRLLAGKLYYEGGDLNDATEHLEKIISELSASASPAERGEAYHVMGMVHMARQQSDESIAMFTEALNIDSSRVDSLRALAEQYERAEMYQEALNFFTTNKNLGQQDPEVMLGIVRSHMGLEQYNEAILKLEEGEKEFPEDARFPFYLGRLNMQRGTFYEARRAFERAVEIDPSLLTAHAALAQLAWRIDNDVARGEEHVRAITERPEGIDAAIASQVANYYRLSERRELARQWNEEALRLDPNFWNARINLSRLLLEDGKSERALELLERARAEGIQDIRLSAYLADAYRQAGQFDRAIDEINKVIEAEPSNEEYIFIRGRIYFDRGNFETAREDFNKAYELNPRYHEAYFYVGRTALAEKDFNTAKRIFGHVLDYQPNNGEFHYFMGRTFEDEESETQALTQYQRATTVDPAYGVKNPEIYVRRGLLLARTGATRAGKADIMRALELKPDMVEARFALGEANFREQNYADAIEHYSGALEKSPERPLAQYQYGMALIYEGQREQGARHLQQAIRFGYDNPEIYRRLGYLYRELNQRAQAVESFKTYLRETANLTVPDATRREMLQQIEELGG from the coding sequence ATGGAACGCTACTACGTCAAACGCCCCACCGGTAAGGTCTTTGGCCCCTTTGACCAGAACGCCATCCGGCTGATGCTCAAGGGCAACAAGCTCGGTACCGATGCGCAGGTCTCGACCGACAAAGAGAGCTGGACTCCAATCTCGGAGGTCGCGGCCTTCGCCGATGACGCCGGCAACACCACGCGCGCCGGCCTCGGGGTGCAGGATCTTCCGACCTCGGCAGGCGGCCCGGCGCTCCCCACCCCGCGCAACGCCCCCGATCTGCCCCGGCCCAAACTCAGCGACCTGCCGCGGCCCAAACTCGGCGATCTTCCCAAACCCAAGAGCGACGCCGCCGATCTGCCCGCGCCGCGCAGCGCCCCCGATCTGCCCCGGCCTAAACTCAGCGATCTGCCTCGCGTGGCGGGCTCCAACCTGCCCAAACCTGCCGGCTCCGATCTTCCGACCTCCGCCGGATCGAACCTCCCAACCTCGGCAGGCAACAATCTCCCGACCTCGGCAGGTGGAAACCTTCCGACCTCGGCAGGCAACAACCTCCCGACCTCGGCCAACGCCAACCTCCCAACCTCGGCCGATGACGACGATCTCTTCGCCGCTCCCATCACCGACGACGATGACCTCTTCGCCGCTCCCGTGGGCGCCGGTGCGGCCGAGGACGACGACCTCTTCGCCGCTCCCGTCGGCGCCGGTGCGGCCGAGGACGACGACCTCTTCGCTGCTCCCGTCGGCGCCGGTGCGGCCGAGGACGACGACCTCTTCGCTGCTCCCATGGGCGCCGGCGCCAACCAGGCCGATGACGATGATCTCTTCGCTGCTCCGGTAAGCAGCAATGGGCCGCATAGCGACGACCTCTTCGCTGCTCCCATGGGCGCCGAGCCCAGCGATGATCTCTTCGGCCCGGCGCCGGGCATGGACGAAGACAGCGACGACCTCTTCGCCGCTCCGGCCCCCGATGAGGATCCTTTCGCCGCTCCGGCTGCCGACGACGATCCTTTCGCCGCCCCGGCCCCCGAGCCCGATCCTTTCGACCAGGGCGACGATCTTTTCGAGGCTCCGAAGCTCGACGACGACTCCCTCTTCTCCGATGCCCCCGCCGACGAAGACGACTTCCTGGGCGGCGATCAGGGCTTCTCCTTTTTGGACGAAGAGCCCGAGGGCGACGACTGGGATAGCCAGCTCGTCGGCAACGACTCCTTCGACGCCGACGACCTCGGCGTCAACGAGGCCGACTGGGGCGACGACATGATGGGAGGCCCGGCTCCGGCCGCAGCCGCCCCACCTCCCCGCCAACCCGCCGCTCCCAGCTCACGACCGCAGCCACAACAGGCCGGCGCTCCCGCAGCCTCCGGTCACGATCCTTTCCGCCCCGCCTCCACCGGCATCAAAGACGAGCAACCGGCCAGCCCCGGGGCCCCTGCCGCAGCCAACGTCGCCAAAGCGGTCGACGCCGATAAAAAACGCGGCGCCATGGCCGCCATCGGCGTTCCCGTGCTCGCTGTGCTCGTTCTGGGCGCGGCCGGCTTTGGCATCTACACCTCCTTCTTCGCCCAGGAAGAAGTCGTCCAGCAGGCCCCGGCCCCGACCGCCCCGAAGATCACCTCGCTCAACCCCGAGCTGGTCCTCCAAGACAACTACGCCTCATACCTGGAGCTCTTCGCCCAGGCTGAAAAAGGTCAGCTCGATCCGCAGAGCTCCGCGCTGCTGCTGCTCGGACGCTCCTTCTACCTGACCCGCTACCAGGACGACGCCGTCGCCGCTTCGGCCGAAACCCTCGCCGAATCCCTGGCCGCCGAGAGCGCCGACCCCATGGTTGCCGCCGCCCTGGCCGCCAACGAGGCTCGTCTGGCCCAGGCCGACGCCGCCGAAGCCCTGGCCGAACCCGCCCTGACCGACCCCGACGCCGCCTACTGGGCCCACTTAAGCGCCGGCGTCGCCTACGCTCTCGCCAGCCTCGACGGTCAGTACGAAGGCGCTCCCACACCGGCTGCCTCCGAAGATGCAACCTCCGAAGACGCGGCCCCCGAAAACGCCGCCCCGGCTGAAGAACAAGCCAACGCCGCCGAGGACGAAACGCAAGAAGGTGAAGCCCTCGCCGAGGCCAACGAAGAAGCCGGCGAGGAAGCCCAGAATGATGCAGAAAGCGCATCCGACACCGCCCGGGCCTCCCTGCTTGAGCGCGCCGAACGCCACCTGACCGCCGCCAGCAAAGCCAACGAGGCCGCAGCCGCCCCTCATTACTGGCATGCCCGCGTCCTGTCCGGAAAAGACGACAACGCCGCCGCTCTCGAAGCCCTGGAGCGCGCCAGCAACGCCGACCCCAACCACGTCGCCACGCGCCTCCTCGCCGGCAAGCTCTACTACGAGGGCGGCGACCTCAACGACGCCACCGAGCACCTCGAGAAGATCATCAGCGAGCTCAGCGCCTCGGCTTCCCCGGCGGAGCGCGGCGAGGCCTACCACGTTATGGGTATGGTCCATATGGCGCGGCAGCAGAGCGATGAGTCCATCGCCATGTTCACCGAGGCGCTCAACATCGACAGCTCCCGTGTCGACAGCCTGCGCGCGCTGGCCGAGCAGTACGAGCGCGCCGAGATGTATCAGGAGGCGCTCAACTTCTTCACCACCAACAAGAACCTCGGCCAGCAAGACCCTGAAGTGATGCTGGGCATCGTGCGCTCGCACATGGGTCTGGAGCAGTACAACGAGGCCATCCTCAAGCTCGAAGAGGGCGAGAAGGAGTTCCCCGAAGACGCCCGCTTCCCCTTCTACCTGGGACGCCTCAACATGCAGCGCGGCACCTTCTATGAAGCCCGCCGCGCCTTTGAGCGTGCCGTCGAAATCGACCCCAGCCTGCTCACCGCCCACGCCGCGCTGGCCCAACTCGCCTGGCGCATCGACAACGACGTGGCCCGCGGCGAAGAGCACGTCCGCGCCATCACCGAGCGCCCCGAAGGCATCGACGCTGCCATCGCCTCCCAGGTGGCCAACTACTACCGCCTCTCCGAGCGCCGAGAGCTTGCCCGCCAGTGGAACGAGGAGGCTCTGCGCCTCGACCCCAACTTCTGGAACGCGCGCATTAACCTCTCGCGCCTGCTCCTGGAAGACGGCAAGAGCGAACGCGCCCTGGAACTTCTGGAGCGTGCCCGTGCCGAGGGCATCCAGGACATTCGCCTCTCGGCCTACCTTGCCGACGCCTACCGTCAGGCCGGTCAGTTCGACCGCGCCATCGACGAGATCAACAAGGTCATTGAAGCCGAGCCCTCCAACGAGGAGTACATCTTCATTCGCGGCCGCATCTACTTTGACCGCGGCAACTTCGAAACCGCGCGCGAAGACTTCAACAAGGCCTACGAGCTCAACCCTCGCTACCACGAAGCGTACTTCTACGTGGGTCGCACCGCGTTGGCCGAGAAGGACTTCAACACCGCCAAGCGCATCTTCGGTCACGTGCTCGACTACCAGCCCAACAATGGCGAGTTCCACTACTTCATGGGCCGCACCTTCGAAGATGAAGAGAGCGAGACCCAGGCCCTGACCCAGTACCAGCGCGCCACCACGGTCGACCCGGCCTACGGCGTTAAAAACCCCGAGATCTACGTGCGTCGTGGTCTTCTGCTCGCCCGCACCGGCGCCACTCGCGCCGGCAAGGCCGACATCATGCGCGCGCTGGAGCTCAAACCCGACATGGTCGAGGCGCGCTTTGCCCTGGGTGAAGCGAACTTCCGCGAGCAAAACTATGCCGACGCCATCGAGCACTACAGCGGGGCACTTGAGAAGTCGCCGGAGCGTCCGCTGGCTCAGTACCAGTACGGCATGGCCCTGATCTATGAGGGGCAGCGTGAGCAAGGCGCGCGCCACCTGCAGCAGGCCATTCGCTTTGGCTACGACAACCCCGAGATATACCGCCGCCTGGGCTACCTCTACCGCGAGCTCAACCAGCGCGCGCAGGCCGTTGAATCGTTCAAGACCTACCTTCGTGAGACCGCCAACCTGACCGTTCCCGACGCCACCCGCCGCGAGATGCTCCAGCAGATCGAAGAGCTCGGCGGCTGA
- a CDS encoding DUF4388 domain-containing protein gives MENLLIISADASVVSRLKQALSQTASISQANGWDAARRQLMQKPAQVVVVGPDLADPSQSAHFVALDSVLSQDATPAFVLAARLTPALSQMGEAFASVAGVVPLPRNPGDWDELVDALKKALSARQRARQKQARDSGESATELSVRLPKPSAGQLSSIPFARLLYSISMHQESGQLTLRSGKITREFGFKGGHFLEPANNALADSNALTSVFAWPDGEFSFSRTDNLEGSRTSLVPLMIQGVTTHLPQRQVMDSLMPMMASYPVLTQFWEKRRASLRWKVLAKLLGGCDGQKSLEELLSLMGSDVTEGFRAALFARDIDLWVFRSEPTPRPVQIQYAHLSASGSATATSTARPVSSRPQRTTSSPSVQAPSSKGIRPATGRTQSLDVQLRDKLKTIERMSPYDIFGLWKGCGREVVKERFYVLVKEHHPDVYGGNVSSEIKETAQRIFIGVRNAYTELMKVENKQTVPPPAEPTESKAPTTSSPASSTSAASSQSPRPGRKRLSTLHPGQFNPGGDGLAEDSQVRFTPRTQTPGRARHHSTPIGMGRTPTNQHPDLKSQLGDAATTATRPTAAARPTPTRPTPGSDTPQRDRTASLSGARRKRTSSLSGAGLDHESSDPGWRREQLERLGRSPTRSRRPTPAPLNNAGIPTAADPARDAFNAGYPLFKQLAFREALPHLQRALHGEPDNGLYMTFEAYARFQLDASEADNALAQLQKAIGTGHRQAMPDAYLFAGIILKARGKERKAYEHFKQAYKLNPASLEAEREIRLYERRHPQSESEGGGFFKNLFKK, from the coding sequence ATGGAGAACCTCCTCATCATTAGCGCTGACGCCTCGGTGGTCTCGAGGCTCAAGCAAGCGCTCTCCCAGACGGCCAGCATCTCGCAGGCCAACGGGTGGGATGCCGCCCGGCGCCAGCTGATGCAGAAGCCCGCCCAGGTCGTGGTGGTGGGTCCGGACCTGGCCGATCCCTCGCAAAGTGCCCACTTCGTCGCCCTCGACAGCGTCTTAAGCCAGGACGCCACCCCGGCCTTTGTGCTCGCCGCGCGCCTCACCCCGGCCCTCTCCCAGATGGGCGAGGCCTTTGCGAGCGTGGCCGGGGTCGTGCCCCTTCCTCGCAACCCGGGTGACTGGGACGAGCTCGTCGACGCCCTCAAAAAGGCGCTGAGCGCCCGCCAGCGCGCTCGCCAGAAACAGGCGCGCGACAGCGGAGAGTCCGCCACCGAGCTCTCGGTGCGCCTGCCAAAACCCTCCGCCGGCCAGCTCAGCTCGATCCCCTTTGCGCGCCTGCTCTACAGCATCTCCATGCACCAGGAGTCCGGCCAGCTCACGTTGCGATCTGGAAAAATCACCCGGGAGTTCGGCTTCAAAGGCGGTCACTTTCTGGAGCCGGCCAACAATGCATTGGCCGACAGCAACGCGCTGACCAGCGTCTTCGCCTGGCCCGATGGTGAGTTCAGCTTCAGCCGCACCGATAACCTCGAGGGCAGCCGCACCTCGCTGGTTCCCCTGATGATTCAGGGCGTCACCACGCATCTTCCCCAGCGTCAGGTCATGGACAGCCTGATGCCGATGATGGCCTCCTACCCGGTGCTCACCCAGTTCTGGGAGAAACGCCGCGCCTCATTGCGCTGGAAGGTGCTGGCAAAGTTGCTGGGCGGCTGCGACGGCCAGAAATCGCTGGAGGAGTTGCTCAGCCTGATGGGCAGCGACGTCACCGAGGGCTTCCGCGCCGCCCTCTTCGCGCGCGATATCGATCTGTGGGTCTTCCGAAGTGAGCCCACGCCGCGACCGGTGCAGATCCAATACGCCCACCTCAGCGCCTCCGGCAGCGCCACGGCGACCAGCACCGCGCGTCCTGTGTCGTCACGCCCGCAGCGCACCACATCCTCGCCATCGGTGCAGGCCCCCTCATCTAAGGGCATTCGCCCGGCCACCGGACGCACCCAGAGCCTGGATGTGCAGCTGCGTGATAAGCTCAAGACCATTGAGCGCATGAGCCCCTACGACATCTTCGGGCTGTGGAAGGGCTGCGGGCGCGAGGTGGTCAAAGAGCGCTTCTATGTGCTCGTCAAAGAGCATCACCCCGATGTTTACGGCGGCAACGTCTCTTCCGAGATCAAAGAGACCGCCCAGCGCATCTTCATTGGCGTGCGCAACGCGTACACCGAGTTGATGAAGGTTGAAAACAAACAGACGGTGCCCCCTCCGGCCGAGCCAACCGAATCGAAGGCACCCACAACATCGAGCCCGGCGAGCTCCACTTCGGCCGCCTCCTCTCAGAGTCCCCGGCCCGGCCGAAAGCGCCTGAGCACCCTGCATCCGGGCCAGTTCAACCCCGGTGGCGATGGGCTGGCCGAAGATTCTCAGGTCCGCTTTACCCCGCGCACCCAGACCCCCGGTCGCGCCCGGCATCACTCCACGCCGATCGGGATGGGCCGCACGCCCACCAACCAGCATCCCGATCTGAAGTCGCAACTCGGCGACGCCGCCACCACCGCGACGCGCCCCACAGCCGCGGCGCGCCCCACGCCCACTCGCCCCACGCCAGGCTCGGACACCCCGCAGCGCGACCGTACCGCATCGCTCTCCGGGGCGCGTCGCAAGCGAACTTCCTCGCTCTCGGGCGCCGGCCTCGATCATGAATCCTCCGATCCAGGCTGGCGCCGCGAGCAGCTCGAGCGCCTGGGTCGAAGCCCCACCCGTAGCCGGCGCCCCACCCCGGCGCCGCTCAACAACGCCGGCATCCCCACCGCCGCCGACCCGGCCCGCGACGCCTTCAATGCCGGCTACCCCCTCTTCAAGCAGCTCGCCTTCCGCGAGGCCCTGCCCCATCTGCAGCGGGCGCTCCATGGCGAGCCGGACAACGGCCTCTACATGACCTTTGAGGCCTACGCCCGCTTCCAGCTCGACGCCTCCGAGGCCGACAACGCGCTCGCGCAGTTGCAGAAGGCCATCGGCACCGGTCATCGCCAGGCCATGCCCGACGCCTACCTCTTCGCCGGCATCATCCTCAAAGCCCGCGGCAAAGAACGAAAGGCCTACGAGCACTTCAAACAGGCCTACAAGCTCAACCCGGCGAGCCTGGAGGCCGAGCGCGAAATTCGCCTCTACGAGCGGCGCCACCCCCAGAGCGAGAGCGAGGGTGGAGGGTTCTTCAAAAACCTGTTTAAAAAATAG
- a CDS encoding class II glutamine amidotransferase: MCRLFGFRSVITSQVHRSLISADNALMRQSERHPDGWGVAYYVEGVPHVVKSVNSAVSDSLFQRVSGVVASETVVAHLRKATVGQLSILNSHPFQYGSWVFAHNGQIPNFDAHREAVVVRISPIFRRFVLGDTDSEVIFYLLLSKMAQRFDIHRRGAPVSELSAALRETVAEIHEATGYDCYTRAKEDEFYLSIILTNGQVMVAHQGGKELFYSTHKTLCPDRDDCPSFAPCCEAISRSGFVNHFIVSSEPLHGDNVWEAMEPGQIFGVDWRMHLYQENADASPARLGA, translated from the coding sequence ATGTGCCGGCTCTTTGGCTTTCGTTCGGTGATCACAAGCCAGGTTCACCGCAGCCTGATCAGCGCCGATAACGCCCTGATGCGCCAGAGTGAGCGCCACCCCGATGGTTGGGGGGTGGCGTACTACGTGGAGGGCGTGCCACACGTGGTCAAGAGCGTGAACTCGGCCGTCTCCGACAGCCTTTTTCAGCGCGTCAGCGGTGTGGTGGCCTCCGAGACGGTGGTGGCGCACCTTCGAAAAGCGACCGTGGGTCAGCTTTCTATCCTCAATTCACACCCCTTTCAGTACGGCAGCTGGGTCTTTGCGCATAACGGGCAGATCCCCAACTTCGACGCGCATCGCGAGGCGGTGGTCGTGCGGATCTCACCCATCTTCCGGCGTTTTGTGCTGGGGGATACCGACAGCGAGGTGATCTTTTACCTGCTGCTCTCGAAGATGGCGCAGCGCTTCGACATCCATCGCAGGGGTGCGCCGGTCAGTGAGCTGAGCGCCGCACTCCGAGAGACCGTCGCTGAAATTCATGAGGCCACCGGCTACGACTGCTACACCCGGGCCAAAGAAGATGAGTTTTACCTGAGCATCATCCTCACCAACGGTCAGGTGATGGTCGCCCACCAGGGGGGCAAGGAGCTCTTCTACAGCACGCATAAGACGCTGTGCCCGGATCGCGACGATTGCCCCAGCTTCGCGCCCTGCTGTGAGGCGATTTCGCGCTCGGGTTTTGTGAACCACTTCATCGTCTCCAGCGAGCCCCTGCACGGCGATAATGTGTGGGAGGCGATGGAGCCGGGCCAGATCTTCGGGGTGGACTGGCGTATGCACCTCTATCAAGAAAACGCCGACGCCAGCCCGGCCCGCTTAGGGGCTTGA
- the dacB gene encoding D-alanyl-D-alanine carboxypeptidase/D-alanyl-D-alanine endopeptidase has translation MRDRQQQQSSHRMYRRALRPASYLLVLLLIGLSANGVVAQEGQESSALEIPEVPEVPAIEEVERRDYPELERAIDRVLSDPELQRAKVGVHVEDAQTGEVLYSHLADEPLNPASNIKLITAATALDVLGPHYTFSTELATNMRSERSIDDLFVIGSGEAFLLFKDVLAWAGELRLQGIDTIAGDIIIDESAFAEGYLPPGYETRDTDASYRSSIGALSVNFNTVTTTVTPGAVGEPGEVRLDPPQGHIEVVNRTRTVRGSLARVQVSAIPTEEGTRIEVGGTIGQGAQPVAVRKRVDNPTEFAGAVVARAIKMVGIAFDGEVRPGAAPAPEVRQRLHVHNSSPLIDTIAAMNKWSNNFMAEQLLLATARGPGEPATWPQAIGKAREFMVSAGFDAETFSLHNGSGLYEGNAVSARQFVSLLRYMRGHAFGPEFIASLPIAGVDGSLRNRLREPHVAGNLRAKTGTLNNVTALSGYVQSRSGRQLAFSILINDPPRRAWVYRPHQDQIAQAIANFDE, from the coding sequence ATGAGGGATCGTCAACAGCAACAGTCATCGCATCGGATGTACCGCCGCGCGCTGCGTCCGGCGAGCTATCTTCTTGTGCTGCTTTTGATCGGGCTGAGCGCCAATGGCGTGGTGGCCCAGGAGGGCCAGGAGAGCTCGGCGCTTGAGATTCCCGAGGTGCCGGAGGTACCGGCCATCGAGGAGGTCGAGCGTCGCGACTACCCCGAGCTGGAGCGCGCCATCGACCGGGTGCTCTCCGATCCGGAGCTGCAGCGTGCCAAAGTGGGGGTGCATGTCGAAGACGCGCAGACTGGCGAGGTGCTCTACTCGCATCTGGCCGACGAGCCTTTGAACCCGGCGAGCAATATTAAGCTGATCACCGCCGCCACCGCGCTCGATGTGCTGGGGCCGCATTATACCTTCAGCACCGAGTTGGCCACGAATATGCGCAGCGAGCGCTCCATCGACGATCTTTTCGTGATCGGGTCGGGGGAGGCGTTTTTGCTCTTTAAAGATGTGCTGGCCTGGGCCGGCGAGCTGCGCCTGCAGGGGATCGACACGATCGCCGGCGACATCATCATCGACGAGTCGGCTTTTGCCGAGGGTTACCTCCCGCCGGGCTATGAGACCCGCGACACCGATGCGTCGTACCGATCCTCGATCGGGGCGTTGTCGGTGAACTTCAACACGGTGACCACCACCGTGACGCCGGGGGCGGTGGGGGAGCCTGGCGAGGTGCGGCTGGATCCGCCCCAGGGGCATATCGAGGTGGTCAATCGCACGCGCACCGTGCGCGGGTCGCTGGCGCGGGTGCAGGTCAGCGCGATCCCCACCGAGGAGGGCACCCGCATTGAGGTCGGGGGCACCATCGGGCAGGGCGCGCAGCCGGTGGCGGTGCGAAAGCGGGTGGACAACCCCACGGAATTCGCCGGCGCGGTGGTCGCGCGCGCCATCAAGATGGTGGGCATCGCCTTTGACGGTGAAGTTCGCCCGGGAGCGGCTCCCGCACCCGAGGTGCGCCAGCGGCTGCACGTGCACAACTCCTCGCCGCTGATCGACACGATCGCGGCGATGAATAAGTGGAGCAACAACTTCATGGCCGAGCAGCTTTTGCTGGCCACCGCCCGCGGACCGGGTGAGCCGGCGACCTGGCCGCAGGCTATCGGTAAAGCGCGCGAGTTTATGGTGAGCGCCGGTTTTGATGCGGAGACGTTCAGCCTGCACAACGGCAGCGGCCTGTATGAAGGCAACGCGGTGAGCGCGCGGCAGTTCGTGTCGCTGCTGCGCTACATGCGCGGGCACGCCTTCGGACCGGAGTTTATCGCGTCGTTGCCGATTGCCGGGGTGGACGGCTCGCTGCGCAACCGGCTGCGCGAGCCGCACGTGGCTGGAAACCTGAGGGCAAAGACCGGTACGCTGAATAACGTGACCGCGCTCAGTGGCTATGTGCAGAGCAGGTCGGGGCGCCAGCTTGCGTTCTCGATCCTCATCAACGATCCGCCGCGACGCGCCTGGGTCTACCGCCCGCATCAGGACCAGATCGCCCAGGCGATCGCCAACTTCGACGAGTGA